In Candidatus Hamiltonella defensa 5AT (Acyrthosiphon pisum), one genomic interval encodes:
- a CDS encoding EscE/YscE/SsaE family type III secretion system needle protein co-chaperone, giving the protein MATITYLEDSLKNCPEQLQSKLDELDEAEVTLKSALSSPKTPEEYEGLQKLYDSVLSARKIIKTLSYRYHKKKPENLFDHDQFS; this is encoded by the coding sequence ATGGCCACTATCACTTATCTTGAAGACTCATTAAAAAACTGTCCTGAACAATTACAGTCAAAATTAGATGAATTGGATGAAGCAGAGGTGACACTAAAATCCGCTTTATCTTCACCAAAAACCCCTGAAGAATATGAAGGGCTACAAAAACTTTATGATTCAGTATTAAGTGCTAGAAAAATCATCAAAACATTGTCTTATCGTTATCACAAAAAAAAACCAGAAAATCTTTTTGATCACGATCAATTTAGTTAG
- the sctD gene encoding type III secretion system inner membrane ring subunit SctD, with protein sequence MKAQFKVRLLNGILNGREILLPEGIFTFGEQDCDIFLVLPDAHILTLKIEENEIFMEAQCQVWVNGVAFDLNHPLPLHQVIEADGIYMLLGAHDDTLTAMPLPRRVDQRPSLWLSVLALILLFTFLGGVYWLSSNKNRLLKHSEKKMIEYQSTNIASQLAKKLNTLKLKEVKTIWQPDGSVILNGYCQNSDLIKNVQNFLLANEIAYHNNLICDDHLMLSVKNVFLQFGYPDVEVKQGSLPNTLVIHGLIQSGPEWAKVQEALSSIAGLKGWSVVNNQGEQIKFLIQQLMESDLLGYLSMEQNKQNIVMSGWLSSEQQKKLNEMLDNIHQKDPTFPKVIYQNIPVFDQSAQILPSPVMSYGGNIKSVFIDLENGQRLQVGTVLSNGYKVIFIGKQGIQLIKGNDMIHIPLNF encoded by the coding sequence ATGAAAGCACAGTTTAAAGTACGCTTATTGAATGGCATATTGAATGGCCGTGAAATTTTATTGCCAGAAGGCATATTTACTTTCGGAGAGCAGGATTGCGATATCTTTTTAGTATTGCCAGATGCTCATATCCTGACACTCAAAATCGAAGAAAATGAAATTTTCATGGAGGCTCAATGTCAGGTTTGGGTCAATGGTGTTGCGTTTGATTTAAACCATCCTTTGCCGCTTCATCAGGTGATTGAAGCAGATGGCATTTATATGCTCTTGGGAGCACATGACGATACTCTTACTGCGATGCCTTTACCAAGGCGGGTTGATCAAAGACCCTCTCTATGGTTATCAGTATTAGCGCTCATTTTATTATTCACTTTTTTAGGGGGAGTGTATTGGCTTTCTTCTAATAAGAATAGGCTTTTAAAGCACAGTGAAAAGAAAATGATTGAATATCAATCGACAAACATCGCAAGTCAACTGGCAAAGAAATTAAACACATTAAAATTAAAAGAAGTGAAGACTATTTGGCAGCCTGATGGAAGCGTCATTTTAAATGGATATTGCCAAAATTCTGATTTAATAAAAAATGTACAGAACTTTTTGTTGGCGAATGAGATCGCATATCACAATAATCTGATCTGCGATGATCATTTAATGTTAAGTGTAAAAAACGTTTTCCTTCAATTTGGTTATCCTGACGTTGAGGTCAAGCAAGGTAGTCTTCCTAACACGTTGGTAATTCATGGATTAATTCAATCAGGGCCAGAATGGGCAAAAGTGCAGGAAGCCCTTTCATCTATTGCAGGGTTAAAAGGATGGAGCGTTGTTAACAATCAGGGCGAACAAATTAAGTTTTTGATACAACAATTAATGGAATCGGATCTGCTGGGTTATTTAAGCATGGAGCAAAATAAACAAAATATTGTGATGAGCGGTTGGCTTTCTTCTGAACAGCAAAAAAAATTAAATGAAATGTTAGACAATATTCATCAAAAAGATCCCACTTTTCCCAAAGTCATTTATCAAAATATTCCTGTATTCGATCAATCTGCACAGATATTACCCTCTCCTGTCATGAGCTACGGTGGTAATATTAAATCTGTATTTATTGATTTAGAAAACGGACAGCGTTTACAAGTAGGCACAGTATTATCGAATGGATATAAAGTTATATTCATAGGCAAGCAAGGAATACAACTCATCAAAGGAAATGACATGATACATATTCCTTTAAATTTTTAA